A stretch of Electrophorus electricus isolate fEleEle1 chromosome 3, fEleEle1.pri, whole genome shotgun sequence DNA encodes these proteins:
- the inka1b gene encoding PAK4-inhibitor inka2 isoform X1 has translation MLCVRDSGSCLWDPMQYMMRSLQDLKQLHEPSEPPRRSYAVTRACHRREKQRELASRPQSCQSSDGSAYDSACCLASPLEEEEDEEDGLGRLPRGSPCSEKSLDFDSGYSEASWQDEGVVLRRTRNVRVSSSACARTHRVRPKSTSDACLERWTSFEASEPGDWTTALLTRGRNRQPLVLGDNSFADLIKNWMDLPECLESSEMKPNPSRKLAKDFLVNMRRKLTSMSKGVEGRGRSEEPCTKRMSCPVGCQTPKPFFHQSHTGLHQLETDFYQFSALMKTGSRQPIICSDIIGYI, from the exons ATG CTGTGCGTTCGAGATTCGGGAAGCTGCTTGTGGGACCCAATGCAATACATGATGCGCTCCCTGCAGGACCTAAAGCAGCTGCACGAGCCCAGCGAGCCACCCCGCCGCTCGTATGCTGTGACACGTGCCTGCCACAGGAGGGAGAAGCAGCGGGAGCTGGCCAGCCGTCCGCAGAGCTGCCAGTCCAGCGACGGCAGTGCCTACGACTCGGCCTGCTGCCTTGCCAGCccgctggaggaggaggaggacgaggaggatgGTCTCGGTCGCCTGCCCCGGGGCTCGCCTTGCAGTGAGAAGAGCCTGGACTTTGACTCTGGCTACTCAGAGGCGTCGTGGCAGGACGAAGGCGTGGTGCTGCGGCGCACACGGAACGTGCGCGTCTCGTCATCCGCCTGTGCCCGTACGCACCGCGTCCGGCCCAAGTCCACGTCAGATGCATGTCTGGAGCGCTGGACCTCGTTTGAGGCCAGTGAGCCAGGGGACTGGACCACGGCTCTCTTGACCAGGGGGCGCAACCGGCAGCCGCTGGTGCTGGGTGACAACAGCTTTGCAGACCTCATCAAAAACTGGATGGACCTTCCTGAGTGCCTCGAGTCGAGCGAAATGAAGCCTAATCCGAGCCGCAAACTGGCCAAGGACTTTCTGGTTAACATGAGGCGGAAACTGACCAGCATGTCAAAGGGCGTGGAAGGGCGTGGGAGGTCTGAGGAACCTTGCACGAAACGGATGTCATGTCCTGTGGGGTGTCAGACACCAAAGCCCTTCTTCCACCAGTCACACACAGGTCTGCACCAGCTAGAAACAGACTTCTACCAGTTCAGTGCCCTCATGAAGACAGGAAGTCGGCAGCCTATCATATGCAGTGACATCATTGGTTACATTTGA
- the inka1b gene encoding PAK4-inhibitor inka2 isoform X2, which yields MDLKQLHEPSEPPRRSYAVTRACHRREKQRELASRPQSCQSSDGSAYDSACCLASPLEEEEDEEDGLGRLPRGSPCSEKSLDFDSGYSEASWQDEGVVLRRTRNVRVSSSACARTHRVRPKSTSDACLERWTSFEASEPGDWTTALLTRGRNRQPLVLGDNSFADLIKNWMDLPECLESSEMKPNPSRKLAKDFLVNMRRKLTSMSKGVEGRGRSEEPCTKRMSCPVGCQTPKPFFHQSHTGLHQLETDFYQFSALMKTGSRQPIICSDIIGYI from the exons ATG GACCTAAAGCAGCTGCACGAGCCCAGCGAGCCACCCCGCCGCTCGTATGCTGTGACACGTGCCTGCCACAGGAGGGAGAAGCAGCGGGAGCTGGCCAGCCGTCCGCAGAGCTGCCAGTCCAGCGACGGCAGTGCCTACGACTCGGCCTGCTGCCTTGCCAGCccgctggaggaggaggaggacgaggaggatgGTCTCGGTCGCCTGCCCCGGGGCTCGCCTTGCAGTGAGAAGAGCCTGGACTTTGACTCTGGCTACTCAGAGGCGTCGTGGCAGGACGAAGGCGTGGTGCTGCGGCGCACACGGAACGTGCGCGTCTCGTCATCCGCCTGTGCCCGTACGCACCGCGTCCGGCCCAAGTCCACGTCAGATGCATGTCTGGAGCGCTGGACCTCGTTTGAGGCCAGTGAGCCAGGGGACTGGACCACGGCTCTCTTGACCAGGGGGCGCAACCGGCAGCCGCTGGTGCTGGGTGACAACAGCTTTGCAGACCTCATCAAAAACTGGATGGACCTTCCTGAGTGCCTCGAGTCGAGCGAAATGAAGCCTAATCCGAGCCGCAAACTGGCCAAGGACTTTCTGGTTAACATGAGGCGGAAACTGACCAGCATGTCAAAGGGCGTGGAAGGGCGTGGGAGGTCTGAGGAACCTTGCACGAAACGGATGTCATGTCCTGTGGGGTGTCAGACACCAAAGCCCTTCTTCCACCAGTCACACACAGGTCTGCACCAGCTAGAAACAGACTTCTACCAGTTCAGTGCCCTCATGAAGACAGGAAGTCGGCAGCCTATCATATGCAGTGACATCATTGGTTACATTTGA